In Helianthus annuus cultivar XRQ/B chromosome 3, HanXRQr2.0-SUNRISE, whole genome shotgun sequence, a single window of DNA contains:
- the LOC110931156 gene encoding uncharacterized protein LOC110931156, which yields MPTPHPDNDLIDKNDLIAQNINCENDKISNVSESSEEAIEREEDVCDEDCGGTKIGIGYSGDSYTTVNCFAWNCEKSNKTLKCADLKSAFCDEQVVCEPPVFVPELKQNRFGKFLTEEIPEFVPSHTGMSESDKEPNEESSSEDSSTTTSEGGEGSSSEDRDSDFHSYQEWESSNDSETSVKDADKKVENLEPLSVQEPTTPNDSTSLENQDPLEKDFHIDDCTSLDDESKKNENLGETKIKRSSEVVKHHVCEHAESSSKQSPPLVASHGTAKSQKPFKACFRCGKEGHVLKHCPERHDPDGKGNQYCFSGLKGKNHTSLKDQMKKFSSRSPHVKPVSHDSKMKRTNTSKPQSFPPGLKHKIVSNFKSFTNKIFKPTQVWRVKQVVVKEINEGKYLAYREVYYFDERGEPKTTMAWVPLSN from the coding sequence ATGCCAACTCCTCATCCTGACAacgatttaattgataaaaatgATTTGATTGCTCAAAATATCAAttgtgaaaatgataaaatttctaacGTTTCTGAAAGCAGTGAAGAGGCGATTGAGCGTGAGGAGGATGTGTGCGATGAGGATTGTGGTGGCACGAAAATAGGAATAGGgtattcaggcgacagttataCTACTGTTAACTGTTTTGCCTGGAACTGTGAGAAATCAAACAAAACTTTAAAATGTGCTGACTTAAAATCTGCTTTTTGTGATGAACAAGTTGTGTGTGAACCTCCTGTGTTTGTTCCAGAATTGAAACAAAACAGATTCGGAAAATTCCTTACCGAGGAAATTCCAGAATTTGTTCCATCTCATACAGGTATGTCAGAGTCTGATAAGGAGCCAAATGAAGAAAGCAGCAGTGAAGACTCAAGCACCACAACTTCAGAAGGTGGCGAAGGAAGTTCAAGTGAGGATCGTGATTCGGATTTTCACTCATATCAAGAATGGGAAAGCTCAAATGACTCAGAAACTTCAGTAAAAGATGCTGATAAAAAGGTTGAAAAccttgaaccattaagtgttcaAGAACCAACGACCCCAAATGACTCTACAAGTCTTGAAAATCAAGATCCTTTGGAAAAAGACTTCCACATTGATGATTGCACGAGTTTAGATGATGAATCAAAGAAAAATGAGAATCTTGGGGAGACAAAGATCAAAAGATCATCTGAAGTTGTCAAACATCACGTTTGTGAACATGCTGAGTCAAGCTCAAAGCAATCCCCGCCCCTAGTTGCATCACACGGAACTGCAAAGTCTCAAAAGCCATTCAAGGCTTGTTTTAGGTGTGGAAAAGAAGGTCATGTGCTCAAACATTGCCCAGAGCGACACGATCCAGACGGTAAAGGCAACCAGTATTGCTTCTCTGGATTAAAAGGTAAAAATCACACATCTTTGAAAGATCAGATGAAAAAATTTTCATCCAGGTCTCCACATGTGAAGCCGGTTTCACATGATTCAAAGATGAAAAGGACCAACACATCAAAACCTCAATCTTTCCCTCCGGGTCTTAAACATAAGATTGTTTCAAActttaaatcttttacaaacaaaatttttAAACCAACACAAGTTTGGCGAGTCAAACAAGTGGTTGTAAAAGAAATCAATGAGGGAAAATATTTGGCATATCGGGAGGTTTATTATTTTGATGAAAGGGGAGAACCCAAGACTACGATGGCTTGGGTTCCACTCTCTAACTGA